The following coding sequences are from one Scomber japonicus isolate fScoJap1 chromosome 3, fScoJap1.pri, whole genome shotgun sequence window:
- the bicd2 gene encoding protein bicaudal D homolog 2, whose protein sequence is MSMEERDCAEAVLVTEAGPQWLQAEVERLNRELRETTQEKIQAAEYGLAVLEEKQQLKQRFDELETEYETVRQELDQLKEAFGQAYSTHRKVALDGESREESLILESASKEALYQQKVLELQNELRLSKASITSAQAENERLSSIVLEMKENSEMVELQRGQLRDDIREYKVREARLLQDCSELEEENISLQKQVSVLRQNQVEFEGLKHEIRRLEEDSQCLHSQLEEAMRLREIAERQLTEALETIKTEREQKAALRKELSHYMTIGGSVYSSSFNISIDNLKLHDDPSTVTEPDNDDLIRGFENGLVKAGEGDEDNRAAVNKRGEHFKPAPSLVDDLLSELNISEIQKLKQQLVQVEREKVALINSLQEIQKQLEQAYGTVSEQKETVNKLTENLSAMRKLQASKERQSALDSEKDRDSHDDGDYYELDINGPEILQCKYTVAVSEAGELRQELKTLKAQYEECRTQYEDERTRLESDVQDLRSNLASLEKISQTDKAEVARLEKELRLVSEAAGESLGSLNLAQDELIAFSEELANLYNHVCMCNNETPNRVMLDYYKEGKAIIRRGQEGKEQNSAVLLTNGLISETDPGKSNSSSTTVTPAPALEHRPEPMNIYNSVAIIRDQIRHLQQAVDRTTELSRQRLANMELSAVADKDKEACMEEILKVKSLLSTKREQIATLRAVLKANKQTAEVALANLKSKYESEKVMVTETIMKLRNELKALKEDAATFSSLRAMFATRCDEYVTQLDDMQRQLAAAEDEKKTLNSLLRMAIQQKLALTQRLEDLEFDHEQARRSSASAGGGKGKTKGKGASSNRH, encoded by the exons GCCTTTGGGCAAGCTTACTCAACCCACAGGAAGGTGGCATTAGATGGGGAAAGCAGGGAAGAATCGCTGATCCTGGAGTCCGCCAGTAAGGAGGCTCTCTACCAGCAGAAAGTCCTGGAGTTGCAGAATGAGCTTCGACTGTCAAAAGCCTCCATCACCAGTGCACAAGCTGAAAATGAGCGCCTGTCATCCATTGTCCTGGAAATGAAAGAG AATTCAGAGATGGTGGAGCTGCAGCGCGGTCAGCTGCGTGATGACATCAGGGAGTACAAGGTGCGGGAGGCTCGTCTGCTGCAGGACTGCAGTGAGCTGGAAGAGGAGAACATCTCTCTTCAGAAACAAGTGTCTGTGCTGAGACAGAACCAG GTGGAATTTGAAGGCCTAAAGCATGAGATCCGCCGTTTGGAGGAGGACTCCCAGTGTTTACACAGCCAGCTGGAGGAAGCCATGCGCCTCAGAGAGATCGCTGAGCGCCAGCTAACGGAGGCCTTAGAGACGATTAAAACGGAGCGTGAGCAGAAGGCCGCCCTGCGCAAAGAGCTCTCACATTACATGACCATTGGTGGCTCTGTGTACAGCAGCTCTTTCAATATCTCCATCGACAACCTAAAACTCCACGACGATCCTTCCACCGTCACAGAGCCTGATAATGACGACCTAATCCGAGGCTTCGAGAATGGCTTGGTTAAGGCAGGTGAAGGTGATGAGGACAACCGAGCTGCTGTGAACAAGAGAGGAGAGCACTTCAAACCGGCTCCTAGCCTGGTAGACGACCTGCTGAGTGAGCTCAACATCTCTGAGATCCAGAAGCTTAAACAGCAGCTTGTACAG GTTGAGCGGGAGAAAGTGGCCCTCATCAATTCCCTACAGGAGATCCAGAAACAGCTGGAACAGGCCTACGGGACTGTGTCCGAACAAAAGGAAACCGTCAACAAGCTCACTGAGAACCTCAGCGCAATGAGGAAACTCCAGGCCAGTAAAGAGCGCCAGTCTGCCCTTGACAGTGAGAAAGACCGGGACAGCCATGATGACGGAGACTACTATGAGCTTGACATCAACGGACCTGAGATCCTGCAGTGTAAAtacactgtggctgtttctgaagctggggagttGAGGCAGGAACTGAAGACACTGAAGGCACAGTACGAGGAATGTCGGACACAGTACGAAGATGAGAGAACACGTCTGGAGAGTGACGTCCAGGACTTGAGGTCAAACTTAGCATCCCTGGAGAAGATTAGCCAAACAGACAAAGCGGAGGTGGCTCGTTTGGAAAAGGAGCTCCGTCTGGTCAGCGAGGCTGCAGGAGAGTCACTCGGCAGCCTTAATTTGGCGCAGGATGAGCTCATAGCTTTCAGTGAGGAACTGGCTAATCTCTACAaccatgtatgtatgtgcaacAATGAGACTCCGAACCGTGTCATGCTTGACTACTACAAGGAAGGCAAGGCCATTATTAGAAGAGGGCAAGAAGGGAAGGAGCAAAACTCTGCTGTACTCCTCACTAATGGACTGATCAGTGAGACTGACCCTGGAAAGTCAAACTCCAGTAGCACCACAGTTACTCCAGCTCCAGCCCTAGAGCACCGCCCAGAACCCATGAACATCTATAACAGTGTAGCTATCATCCGAGACCAGATCCGCCACCTACAGCAGGCAGTGGATCGCACCACGGAGTTGTCACGCCAGAGACTTGCCAATATGGAGCTGAGCGCAGTAGCAGACAAGGACAAAGAGGCTTGCATGGAAGAAATTCTCAAAGTTAAAtccctgctcagcaccaaaagGGAACAGATCGCCACACTCAGAGCTGTGCTGAAGGCCAACAAACAG ACTGCCGAGGTTGCTCTGGCCAACCTGAAGAGTAAGTATGAAAGCGAGAAGGTCATGGTGACTGAGACGATCATGAAACTCCGCAATGAACTCAAGGCTTTGAAAGAAGATGCTgccactttctcctctcttcgaGCCATGTTTGCTACAAG gtGCGACGAGTATGTCACCCAGCTGGATGACATGCAGAGGCAACTGGCTGCTGCcgaggatgaaaagaagaccCTGAATTCTCTGTTACGTATGGCCATCCAGCAGAAACTGGCTTTAACCCAGCGCCTGGAGGATTTGGAGTTTGATCATGAACAGGCACGCCGCAGCAGTGCCTCAGCGGGAGGAGGCAAGGGCAAAACAAAGGGCAAGGGGGCCTCTTCCAATCGTCAT TAA
- the card19 gene encoding caspase recruitment domain family, member 19 has protein sequence MGDSFLEQLIEDSAFLKAERRLDTELVDKLILQLNRIYPQILSDKEATKFRNLDVPASVRVGELLAHLRGKGEEACKEFYRALHLHVEEVYYSLPTRLRLRDSLDPLAYPRVCQQRHVMNDRGPLFFLGCFSFAVGMALLYYYSEAKLTRGSRALGMAGLGLKKKAQEVLIWYTEERLMK, from the exons ATGGGAG ACAGTTTTCTTGAACAGCTGATAGAGGACAGCGCCTTCCTCAAAGCTGAGAGGAGACTGGACACAGAGCTGGTGGATAAACTCATCCTGCAGCTCAACAGAATCTACCCACAAATACTGTCAGACAAGGAGGCCACCAAg TTCAGAAACTTGGACGTGCCTGCTAGTGTTCGAGTGGGGGAGCTTCTGGCACACCTGCGGGGAAAAGGCGAGGAAGCATGCAAGGAATTTTACAGAGCTCTTCACCTGCATGTAGAGGAGGTATACTACAGCTTACCCACACGACTCCGCCTCAGAG ATTCCTTAGATCCACTCGCATATCCACGTGTGTGCCAACAGAGACATGTTATGAACGACAGAG GTCCCCTCTTCTTTCTGGGCTGTTTCAGCTTTGCAGTTGGAATGGCTTTACTCTATTACTACAGTG AAGCTAAACTGACAAGAGGCAGCCGGGCCCTCGGCATGGCTGGTCtgggtttgaaaaaaaaagctcaggaGGTTCTTATATGGTACACCGAAGAAAGACTCATGAAGTAA
- the ninj1 gene encoding ninjurin-1 isoform X2: MATENYEMAGDAEPNGEAEAPLRGNGRRPQRPLNMNHYANKKSAAESMLDVALLMANASQLKAVLGQGPSFSFYVPLITLISISLILQIIVGVMLIFIVVVNVFITAFGVQQPPQSA, translated from the exons ATGGCTACGGAAAATTATGAGATGGCCGGTGATGCTGAGCCTAACGGGGAGGCTGAG GCGCCGTTGCGAGGCAATGGGAGGAGGCCTCAGAGACCTCTGAACATGAACCATTATGCCAACAAGAAGAGCGCAGCAGAGAGCATGCTGGATGTGGCTCTACTGATGGCTAATGCTTCACAGTTGAAAGCGGTGCTGGGGCAAGGACCAAGCTTCTCTTTCTACGTGCCCCTCATCACTCTAATTAGCATCTCCCTCATCCTGCAAATCATAGTGGGAGTTATGCTCATTTTTATAG TCGTGGTCAACGTCTTCATCACAGCCTTCGGTGTCCAGCAGCCTCCCCAAAGTGCTTGA
- the ninj1 gene encoding ninjurin-1 isoform X1 encodes MATENYEMAGDAEPNGEAEAPLRGNGRRPQRPLNMNHYANKKSAAESMLDVALLMANASQLKAVLGQGPSFSFYVPLITLISISLILQIIVGVMLIFIVKWNLNDESTHYKLNILENTATAFVFVIVVVNVFITAFGVQQPPQSA; translated from the exons ATGGCTACGGAAAATTATGAGATGGCCGGTGATGCTGAGCCTAACGGGGAGGCTGAG GCGCCGTTGCGAGGCAATGGGAGGAGGCCTCAGAGACCTCTGAACATGAACCATTATGCCAACAAGAAGAGCGCAGCAGAGAGCATGCTGGATGTGGCTCTACTGATGGCTAATGCTTCACAGTTGAAAGCGGTGCTGGGGCAAGGACCAAGCTTCTCTTTCTACGTGCCCCTCATCACTCTAATTAGCATCTCCCTCATCCTGCAAATCATAGTGGGAGTTATGCTCATTTTTATAG TTAAGTGGAACCTGAATGATGAAAGCACGCACTATAAGCTGAACATCTTGGAGAACACCGCCACTGCCTTTGTCTTTGTCATAGTCGTGGTCAACGTCTTCATCACAGCCTTCGGTGTCCAGCAGCCTCCCCAAAGTGCTTGA
- the ninj1 gene encoding ninjurin-1 isoform X3, with amino-acid sequence MNHYANKKSAAESMLDVALLMANASQLKAVLGQGPSFSFYVPLITLISISLILQIIVGVMLIFIVKWNLNDESTHYKLNILENTATAFVFVIVVVNVFITAFGVQQPPQSA; translated from the exons ATGAACCATTATGCCAACAAGAAGAGCGCAGCAGAGAGCATGCTGGATGTGGCTCTACTGATGGCTAATGCTTCACAGTTGAAAGCGGTGCTGGGGCAAGGACCAAGCTTCTCTTTCTACGTGCCCCTCATCACTCTAATTAGCATCTCCCTCATCCTGCAAATCATAGTGGGAGTTATGCTCATTTTTATAG TTAAGTGGAACCTGAATGATGAAAGCACGCACTATAAGCTGAACATCTTGGAGAACACCGCCACTGCCTTTGTCTTTGTCATAGTCGTGGTCAACGTCTTCATCACAGCCTTCGGTGTCCAGCAGCCTCCCCAAAGTGCTTGA